In Phacochoerus africanus isolate WHEZ1 chromosome 2, ROS_Pafr_v1, whole genome shotgun sequence, one DNA window encodes the following:
- the LOC125120282 gene encoding alpha-1-acid glycoprotein-like, translating to MALLWALAVLSLLPLLKAQNPLCANLTAVPITNATLDLISGKWFYIGSAFRNPQYNESARSIQAAFFFFDPKPAEDKINLREYQTIGNQCIYNDSSLKVYRENGSLSKHEMGREHFADLLLTKVPKTFMLINSLNDKNNVGLSFYADKAEVTPEQMKEFHDAIECTGIHKSEITYTDEKKDLCGPLEKQHEEERKKEKEKEGS from the exons ATGGCACTGCTCTGGGCCCTCGCAGTCCTGagcctccttcctctgctgaAAGCCCAGAACCCGCTGTGCGCCAACTTGACGGCAGTGCCCATCACCAATGCCACCTTGGACTTG ATCTCCGGCAAGTGGTTTTATATCGGCTCGGCCTTCCGAAACCCCCAGTACAATGAGTCGGCCAGATCCATCCAGGcagccttctttttctttgatcCCAAGCCCGCAGAGGACAAGATAAACCTCAGAGAGTACCAGACCAT AGGGAACCAGTGCATCTATAACGACAGCTCCCTGAAGGTCTATCGGGAGAATGGAAGCCTATCTAAACACG AGATGGGCAGAGAACACTTTGCTGACCTGCTGTTAACCAAGGTCCCCAAGACCTTCATGCTCATCAATTCCTTGAACGATAAGAACAACGTGGGGCTCTCCTTCTACG CCGACAAGGCGGAGGTGACCCCGGAGCAGATGAAAGAGTTCCATGATGCTATCGAGTGCACGGGAATCCACAAGTCAGAAATCACATACACCGACGAGAAAAAG GATCTGTGTGGGCCACTGGAGAAGCAGcatgaggaggaaaggaagaaggagaaggagaaggaggggtcCTAG